AGCCGACCAACGTGCGGGCGATCTCCTCGGCCAACGGTTCGGAGCTGAGCACCCCGCCCAACGGGGCGTGCGCGAGAGTGATCAGCAGCAGCACCGGCAGCGCGGTGCCCGCGTAGGCGAACACCAGCGTGTACACCGTCGAGGCGATGTGGTCGCGGCCGATACGCATACCCGCGGCGAACAATCGGGCCCGCGACTGCGTCGGGTCCGTCTGATACAACTCCCACAC
Above is a genomic segment from Sporichthyaceae bacterium containing:
- a CDS encoding YibE/F family protein → VWELYQTDPTQSRARLFAAGMRIGRDHIASTVYTLVFAYAGTALPVLLLITLAHAPLGGVLSSEPLAEEIARTLVGSIGLVLAVPLTTAVASGLVRRALPDG